GACGTTCCGTCCCTCACTTGAACTGGAGCAGGAAGCCTCGGACGAACAAGCGCAACGGCTCGCTCACCAGCACGATCACCAACAGCGCGATGAACGCCGCCACCACGAGCATGGTCAGATCGCGCTTGCGGACCCGATGCTGGTAGAGCCGACTCACCCCTTTGGCGTCGACGAGGATCGGCCCCACCTTCATCCGCACCAGGAACGTGGAGGCCATGCCTGCTCGGCCCTTGTCGAGGAACTCGACCATCGAGTTGTGGGTCCCCACGGCCACGATCAGCTCCGCGCCTTTGTTCTCGGCCAGCAGCATGGCGACGTCTTCGCTGGTGCCGGTGGCCACCAGCAACTGGTAGCGGAGACCGAGATCGTCGAGGCGCTGGGCCCCCGGAGCGGTACCGTCGCGATACGCGTGTACGACCAGCGCGGCGCCACACCGCAGCGCTTCCTCTGACACGGAGTCCATGTCGCCGATCACGACATCGGGCTTGCGACCCATCTCGAGCAACGCGTCGGCACCGCCGTCGACGCCCACCAGCAAGGGCTGCATCTCGGCCAGGTATCCGCTGCGCTGCAACACCCGCAGGTCGTCCTTGTAGTCGTGGCCGCGCACGACCACGAGCACATGGCGGTTCTGGAACTCGACGGGCACATCGGGCAGGTCGAGGTCGTCGACCAGCAGGTGCTTCTCCTTGCGGAGGTACTCGAGCGTGTTGGCAGCGAACTTCTCGAGCTCCCGATTGACGCGCTGGCGCGCGACGTCGAGGCTGACCTCGATCGAATCGGCGTCCTGGCGCTCGCCCGACGCGCAAGTGGCGCCGTCGACCACGAGATCGTTGCCGAGGATCGTGACCTCGGCACCGTCGTCGACCAGCTCCATCACCTTGGATCCCACGCCGTCGAGCAGCGCGATGCCTGCGTTCACGATCAGGAGCGGTCCGAGGTTCGGGTAGCGACCGGTCACCGACGCAGCCGCGTTCACGACGGCGACGACACCGGACTCGACCAGCGTCTCCGCCGCCACACGGTCGATGTCGGCGTGGTCGATCACGGCGATCTCCCCAGGCACCAACCGCTTCACCAGATCCTTGGTTCGACGATCGACCCGCGCCGTGCCGAAGATCGGAAGGTCGACCGCGTCAGGAGCGTCTTCGCGCCGGAACAACATCAACGCCTCTCCTTCCGCGATCCTCGTCGGGCAGACGCAAGGAGTTCCCTTGCGTGTTCGTGCGCAGTCTTGCTCCCCGAAGCACCGGACAACATTCGGGCGATCTCTCCGACCCGACTGTCGTCGTCGAGCGGCCGCGCCTGGGCGGCGGTCTGATCGCCGCGCTGGTCCTTCGTGACCTGCACCTGGTGGTCCGCGCAGGCGGCGACCTGGGGCAGATGGGTCACGACGAGCACCTGGTGGCGACTCCCCACTTCGGCAAGGGCTCGCCCCACCGCACGCGCGGCCTCACCGCCGATGCCGGCGTCGACTTCGTCGAACACGAGGGTGGGCGGCGCCTTGGTGAGGACCAACCGGATCGCCAACATGATGCGTGCCAGCTCACCGCCCGACGCGACTTTGGCGAGAGGGAGAGGCGGCGTACCAGGGTTGGCCGCGACGAGGAACTGCACGTCGTCGCCCGCCCGGCCCTCGACCTCGATCTCGATCTCCACCTTCGGCATCGCCAGCGCGCGCAACTCGGCACGGATCCGCGACGCCAACTCCGGGGCTGCCGCGCGGCGCGCGGCGCGGATCGCGGTCTCCGCAGCTTCCACTTCCGCGGCCGCCTGGCCGCGCGACGCTTCGAGGGCCGCGGCCCGTGCCTCGTGATGCTCCAGCTCGTCGAGGCGACCAGCGATGTCCACGCCGTACGCGATGGTGTCGGCCAGCGTGCCCGTGCGTTCCGGGTGGGCGCTGCCCTCGACGGACGCGGTGCCGTACTTGCGTCGCAGCTCGTGGAGGCGTTGGCGCCGAGCACGAACCTCGGCCAGCCGTTCCGGATCGTCGACGATCGCTTCTGCCGCAGCGCGCAGCTCGCTCGCGAGGTCGGCCAGCTCGGCGACCAGCCCGCGCAGGCGCCCCTCGATCTCGCGGAAGGGCGAGCGGGCGTCGATGGCGCGCAACGCCTCGCTCAAGCGGTCGCTCCCGCCTCCGTCGTCGGCCAGTGACACCAGCGCCTCGGCTGCAGCCGTGCGGTGTGCCACCGCGTCGGCGAGACCGTCCTCGGTGGCCTCGAGCCGGTCGTCCTCGTCGGGACCTTCGATGGCGGCCTCGTGGAGCTCGGCGAGTTGGAATCGCAAGAGGTCGACTTCGCGAGCGCGTGCACCTGCGTCGCCGCCGAAGGTCGCCAGCTCCGCGTCGAGGGTCGCCAGGCGATCGCGCGCGTCGTGCAGCGGCCTCGAGTCGACGCCGGCGAACTCGTCGAGCGTGGCCCGTTGCGCAGCGGCAGCGAGCAGCGACTGGTGCGCGTGCTGGCCGTGCAGGTCGACCAGGCGCGCTCCCCACTCGGCCAGCACCGCGGCGGTGGCCATGCGACCGTTGACGTACGCCCGCGACCGACCCTGGGCCGGGATCTGCCGCGTGAGCACCACCTCGTCGTCGTCGTCGAGCGCGAAGCGACCTTCGACCGTGGCTTCTTCGGCGCCAGGACGGACGAGCACGCTGTCGGCCCGACCACCCACCAACAACGCGATGGCCTCTACCAGCATGGTCTTGCCCGCACCGGTCTCCCCGGTGAGCGCCGTCATCCCCGGACCGACGATCAGGCGCAGCTCGTCGATCACGCCCAAGTCGCGCACCGCCAGCTCCACGAGCATCAGCGGGTCCTCAACGGTCGTTCAGCCCGAACTTGGCCTTCAGGATGCGGTGGAAGTCATGCTCACCGAAGCGGACGAACCGGGCAACACGGTCGGCCGCCTTGCACACCAGTGCATCGCCTTCTTGCAGCTCGCCGAGGTTGCGGCCGTCGATGAACAGGGCCGTGGGCCGGTGGCCCGCCACCTCCAGCCGGATCTCCGTGTCGGGCTCCAACACCATCGACCGGTCGAACAGCATGTGGGCGGACACCGGCGTGAGGAGCGTGGCGCGATGGGTGGGCGCCACGATCGGACCGCGCACTGAGAACGAGTAAGCGGTCGAGCCGGTCGGCGTCGCGAGGATCAGCCCGTCCGCGGCGTACCGCGTGAAGAACTCGCCGTCGAAGTAGACCGCGACCAGCACCGTGTGACCGATGGGCGTCTTTTCGACCACCACCTCGTTCAGCGCGAACTGGGTGACGCCACCGAGGTCGACCGCACCGGAGGGCGCGTCGACGCGCACCGCGAGCAACATCCGTTCCTCGACGCGGTGCTCCCCTGCCATGAACGCCTCGAGCGCATGCTCGAGGTCGGTGGGCTCGACCTCGGTCAAGTAGCCGAGCTGACCGACGTTGACCCCGAGCAGTGGCACACCGGCCTCGCGGAACAGCTCGACAGCGCGCAGGACCGTACCGTCGCCCCCGAGCGTGACGCAGAGATCGAGACCTTCGATCAGGTCGAGGCCCGAGCGCGCCAGATCCGGCCGGTCGACCACCTGCGCGTCGTCGACCGGGAGGCGCACACCATGACCCCGCTTGGTGAGCCAGGTCAGGGCCTCCCGCGCGTAGTCAGCCGCGGCGGGCCGCTCGTGGTGGACGACCAGACCGACCTCAGCCACGGGGTCGCCTCGGGTCGCCGTCGTCGGGGGCCAGCCCGGCCGACCGCAGATCGCCCGGCGTGAGCTGGGCTTGGATCGTGGCACCAGGTTCGGGGAGCTGCAGCCAGAGCAGGAACTCGACGTTGCCGTCGGCACCCCTCAGCGGAGATCTCATGACCCCCATGATGGCGGCTCCGAGCTCGGCAAAGCGGGTTCCGACCCGCTCGAGCACGTCGGCCCACACGTCGGGATCGGTCACCACTCCCCTGCCCTTGCTCACGATCGCCCGTCCAGCCTCGAACTGCGGCTTCACGAGCAGCACAGCTTCACCACCGGGACCGAGAAGCGACCGCAGCGCCGGCGCGACCGTCGTCAGCGAGATGAAGGACAGGTCGGCGACGAGTACGGCGAACGGGGCGCCCAAGGCACCCGGGTCGACGTCGCGCACGTTGGTGCGCTCGTGCACCTCGACGCGGGGGTCGCTCCGCAGGTGCTCGTGCAGCTGGTGGGTGCCGACGTCGAGCGCGACCACGCTGGTTGCGCCGGACTGCAGCAGGCAGTCGGTGAAGCCGCCAGTGGAGGACCCCACGTCGATCGCACGGGTGCCGGTGACGGCGATGCCGAACTGCTCGAGCGCTGCCGCGAGCTTCTCGCCGCCGCGGCTGACATAACGGGGCCCGGGGCCGGCCACCAGGACCGGCTCGCCTGCAGCCACCAGACGGGCAGCTTTGGAGGACGGTGCTCCGCTCACCGTGACGCGGCCGTCGGCGATCATCGCTCGGGCCGCTGCCCGGCTTGGTGCGAGGCCGCGGCGGACGAGCTCCGTGTCGAGCCGACGGCGCGGTTGGGCGCTCACGGCCGCTTCACCCGCACCGACCGGACCGGGCGTCGCCCGCCATGGCGGGAGTCAGGTGTTAGCGCGCCGTCCGCTTCGAGGCCGCCGCCTTCTTGGCCGGCGCCTTCTTCGCGGTGGCCTTCTTGGCCGGCGCCTTGTTGGCCGGGGGCTTGCCCTTCAGCGACGCGATCTGGCGCTCGAGGCGGGCGATGTCGGCCTTGGTGGCCAGGCCGAGGCTCGACACGCTCGACCGCACCTCCTTGCGCACCTGCTCCACGAGCTTCTCGGTGTTCTTCCGGCTCCGGTCCAGCAGCTCTTGGGCGGCCTTCTGGGCCTGACCTGCCTGCAGCTCACCGGTCTTCACGAGGTCCTTCACGATGCCCTCGGCCTTCGCCTGGGTGAGGGCGGTGAACGCCACCCCCGCGTCGAGGTATCGCTTGATGAGGTCGTTCTGGGCCATGCAGTGACGCTACCGGCCACGACCCCGTGCTTGCAAAAGTTTGCACCCGGTCAGGACTCCGCTGCGGTGACCATGCAGACTCCCTGGACGGGTTGCTGGACGGGTGGCGGGTTCGCCGGGCCCGGGTGCGGTGGGTCAGCCGGGGGGCGGCGCGTCGCCGGCGAGGACCCGGGCCGTGAAGTCGGTCAGCGAGGGGTCGATCGTGTCGGGCTCGGGGTCGACCGGCAGGTCGTCCTTGCCGATCACGCCCGACAGCACGAGCGCCCAGCCGTAGCCCAACGTGCGGGCGAACGCACCGTCGGTCTCGGGCCGGTCGCCGACCATCCAGCCGGTCGGGCCGTAGCGCGCCCGGATCAGGCCGGCCATCGGCTCGTGCGGTTTGCCTGCCACCACGGGCGACCGGCCGGCCGCGGTGGAGATCGCGGCGACCGTCGCGCCGTTACCCGGCACGAGACCGCGTGGCGTCGGGTACGTGGCGTCGGTGCCGGTGGCGATGAACCGGGC
The sequence above is a segment of the Acidimicrobiales bacterium genome. Coding sequences within it:
- a CDS encoding TlyA family RNA methyltransferase, which encodes MSAQPRRRLDTELVRRGLAPSRAAARAMIADGRVTVSGAPSSKAARLVAAGEPVLVAGPGPRYVSRGGEKLAAALEQFGIAVTGTRAIDVGSSTGGFTDCLLQSGATSVVALDVGTHQLHEHLRSDPRVEVHERTNVRDVDPGALGAPFAVLVADLSFISLTTVAPALRSLLGPGGEAVLLVKPQFEAGRAIVSKGRGVVTDPDVWADVLERVGTRFAELGAAIMGVMRSPLRGADGNVEFLLWLQLPEPGATIQAQLTPGDLRSAGLAPDDGDPRRPRG
- the recN gene encoding DNA repair protein RecN, producing the protein MLVELAVRDLGVIDELRLIVGPGMTALTGETGAGKTMLVEAIALLVGGRADSVLVRPGAEEATVEGRFALDDDDEVVLTRQIPAQGRSRAYVNGRMATAAVLAEWGARLVDLHGQHAHQSLLAAAAQRATLDEFAGVDSRPLHDARDRLATLDAELATFGGDAGARAREVDLLRFQLAELHEAAIEGPDEDDRLEATEDGLADAVAHRTAAAEALVSLADDGGGSDRLSEALRAIDARSPFREIEGRLRGLVAELADLASELRAAAEAIVDDPERLAEVRARRQRLHELRRKYGTASVEGSAHPERTGTLADTIAYGVDIAGRLDELEHHEARAAALEASRGQAAAEVEAAETAIRAARRAAAPELASRIRAELRALAMPKVEIEIEVEGRAGDDVQFLVAANPGTPPLPLAKVASGGELARIMLAIRLVLTKAPPTLVFDEVDAGIGGEAARAVGRALAEVGSRHQVLVVTHLPQVAACADHQVQVTKDQRGDQTAAQARPLDDDSRVGEIARMLSGASGSKTAHEHARELLASARRGSRKERR
- the steA gene encoding putative cytokinetic ring protein SteA is translated as MLFRREDAPDAVDLPIFGTARVDRRTKDLVKRLVPGEIAVIDHADIDRVAAETLVESGVVAVVNAAASVTGRYPNLGPLLIVNAGIALLDGVGSKVMELVDDGAEVTILGNDLVVDGATCASGERQDADSIEVSLDVARQRVNRELEKFAANTLEYLRKEKHLLVDDLDLPDVPVEFQNRHVLVVVRGHDYKDDLRVLQRSGYLAEMQPLLVGVDGGADALLEMGRKPDVVIGDMDSVSEEALRCGAALVVHAYRDGTAPGAQRLDDLGLRYQLLVATGTSEDVAMLLAENKGAELIVAVGTHNSMVEFLDKGRAGMASTFLVRMKVGPILVDAKGVSRLYQHRVRKRDLTMLVVAAFIALLVIVLVSEPLRLFVRGFLLQFK
- a CDS encoding NAD(+)/NADH kinase, with the protein product MAEVGLVVHHERPAAADYAREALTWLTKRGHGVRLPVDDAQVVDRPDLARSGLDLIEGLDLCVTLGGDGTVLRAVELFREAGVPLLGVNVGQLGYLTEVEPTDLEHALEAFMAGEHRVEERMLLAVRVDAPSGAVDLGGVTQFALNEVVVEKTPIGHTVLVAVYFDGEFFTRYAADGLILATPTGSTAYSFSVRGPIVAPTHRATLLTPVSAHMLFDRSMVLEPDTEIRLEVAGHRPTALFIDGRNLGELQEGDALVCKAADRVARFVRFGEHDFHRILKAKFGLNDR